Proteins from one Triticum aestivum cultivar Chinese Spring chromosome 7A, IWGSC CS RefSeq v2.1, whole genome shotgun sequence genomic window:
- the LOC123147357 gene encoding disease resistance RPP13-like protein 4 — protein sequence MAMVLDAFASYLVDMVKQVATDEVGAMLGVSGEINKMGDKLRDLKNFLDDADRRNITDKIVQEWAGQLKRAMYEAIDILDLCQLKAMEHGSSSIDAGYCNPLLFCMRNPFHAREISIRIKALNQRLEAIKQRSDTFGFINLGFYEDRSGNALSSGYGNPIRETIGDFDRSVVVGDKIEDDTRALVAHIIQTGKEVNNDIMVVAIVGVGGVGKTTLAQKIFNDEAIQGEFSKKIWLSVNQNFSEVELLKRAIIEAGGDAQLAGNAKATLHRSLKDALIGHKTLLVMDDVWDHGAWESVLKIPLANVAASGSQVLVTTRDEGVARGMMARWPYHQVDTLLPEDAWSLLKKQVLSSEIDEEHINTLMDIGLKIIQKCGCLPLAVKVMGGLLRERGGLRRDWEQVLDDSNWSITKMPQEINHTVYIGYDYMPPYLKQCFLYYSLLPKSKVFHMDEVVAMWMSEGFIHGNSIDLEELGKNYYKELISRNLIELDKSYPHIWVCSMHDVVRAFAQYMTKDEALIAQDGDNDILTKLSSQKFLRLSIETNRSQSDDLDWTCLQAQQSVRTLISTIQIKMKPGNSLVTFSSLRVLYIQAADVAALVESLHQLKHLRYLALLDTNISVLPGSIGKMKLLQFLDLRGCTKLVNLPDSIVMLSQLQFLYIPNIHIIPRGFRVLKGIRKLIGFPAHMDGDCCSLDELGPLYHLKNLFLNELENVSAASFAANARLGEKMNLIELFLWCTSRLGDDGLIKENEGVSEEEQRRIENVFDELCPPSSVEIINIKGYFGQQLPSWMMSTSNVHLNTLTTLFFSDLACCTQLPNGLCQLPYLQLLQVNRAPCIRRIGTGFLKAASAPFPNLKEMNLAGMVGWEEWEWEEKVQAMPRLEKLRLINCRLRDVPPGLASNTRALKQLTLEHVQHLSYIGSFPSVVELTVDGIPDLERVTNLPNLQKLTITNCPNLKVLESIPALDRLVLEDYVMEELPKYMRDIKPRHLQLLCRRWLLSSLATGQCGPEWHKFSHVEHVKAYAPDGGNQRKWYMLYTRGENYKLDSNISDSTIFEGPDYAAKLVLPHE from the exons ATGGCGATGGTGTTGGACGCATTTGCGTCCTACCTGGTGGACATGGTCAAGCAGGTGGCAACAGATGAGGTAGGGGCTATGCTCGGAGTCTCGGGTGAGATCAACAAGATGGGTGACAAGCTCCGAGACCTCAAAAACTTCCTGGATGACGCCGATAGGAGGAACATCACCGACAAGATCGTCCAAGAGTGGGCGGGGCAGCTCAAGCGTGCCATGTATGAAGCTATTGATATCCTTGACCTCTGCCAGCTCAAGGCCATGGAGCATGGATCATCCTCCATAGATGCAGGGTATTGCAATCCCTTGCTCTTCTGCATGCGAAACCCCTTCCATGCTCGCGAGATCAGCATCCGCATCAAGGCACTCAACCAGAGGCTCGAAGCCATCAAGCAGCGAAGCGACACTTTCGGTTTCATCAATCTCGGGTTTTATGAAGATCGTAGCGGCAATGCCCTTTCCTCTGGCTATGGTAATCCAATTCGGGAAACGATAGGAGACTTTGACAGGTCGGTTGTGGTTGGAGACAAGATTGAAGACGACACAAGAGCATTGGTTGCCCATATCATCCAGACAGGAAAGGAGGTCAACAATGACATCATGGTGGTCGCCATTGTAGGTGTCGGCGGGGTTGGCAAGACCACACTCGCTCAGAAGATCTTCAATGATGAGGCAATCCAAGGTGAGTTCAGTAAAAAGATATGGTTGAGCGTCAACCAAAACTTCAGTGAGGTCGAGCTGCTCAAAAGAGCGATCATCGAAGCCGGAGGAGATGCCCAGCTAGCTGGAAATGCAAAGGCCACGCTCCACCGAAGCCTCAAGGATGCATTGATTGGCCACAAGACCTTGCTGGTAATGGATGATGTTTGGGACCATGGAGCATGGGAAAGTGTGCTCAAAATACCCTTAGCCAATGTTGCTGCTTCAGGTAGCCAAGTCCTCGTCACCACTAGGGATGAAGGTGTTGCTCGAGGGATGATGGCCAGATGGCCCTATCACCAAGTCGACACATTATTGCCTGAAGATGCTTGGTCATTGCTCAAGAAACAG GTACTCTCAAGTGAGATAGATGAAGAGCACATCAATACGCTAATGGATATTGGATTGAAAATTATACAAAAATGTGGTTGTTTACCTCTTGCCGTTAAAGTAATGGGAGGACTCTTGCGTGAAAGAGGGGGGCTCCGTCGTGACTGGGAGCAGGTTTTGGATGATTCTAATTGGTCAATAACTAAAATGCCCCAAGAGATCAACCACACAGTATATATAGGCTATGACTATATGCCGCCTTATTTGAAGCAGTGCTTTCTATACTACTCACTGCTTCCTAAGAGTAAAGTTTTTCATATGGATGAAGTCGTTGCAATGTGGATGAGCGAAGGATTTATTCATGGAAACTCTATTGATTTAGAAGAATTGGGAAAGAACTACTACAAGGAGTTGATATCTAGGAACCTTATAGAGCTAGATAAATCATATCCTCATATATGGGTTTGCAGCATGCATGATGTTGTTCGCGCATTTGCTCAATATATGACTAAAGATGAAGCACTCATAGCTCAAGACGGAGACAATGATATTCTTACAAAACTTAGTTCACAAAAGTTTCTTCGGTTATCCATAGAAACTAACCGATCACAATCAGATGATCTTGATTGGACATGTCTGCAGGCGCAACAATCAGTGAGAACATTAATCTCAACTATTCAGATCAAGATGAAGCCTGGTAATTCATTGGTTACCTTTTCAAGTCTGCGAGTCTTATATATACAAGCTGCGGATGTGGCTGCATTGGTTGAATCGTTGCATCAACTCAAGCACCTGAGGTATCTGGCACTATTAGATACTAATATTTCTGTACTTCCTGGGAGCATTGGCAAGATGAAACTATTGCAATTCCTTGACCTTCGTGGATGTACAAAATTGGTGAATCTCCCCGATAGCATCGTGATGCTCAGCCAGCTGCAATTTCTTTACATTCCCAACATACATATCATACCTAGAGGGTTCCGTGTTCTGAAAGGAATAAGGAAACTAATTGGGTTTCCAGCCCACATGGATGGTGATTGCTGCAGTTTGGACGAATTGGGGCCTCTTTACCATCTCAAAAATCTTTTCTTAAATGAACTAGAAAATGTTTCTGCTGCCTCATTTGCTGCTAATGCTAGGCTTGGTGAGAAGATGAATCTTATCGAACTATTCTTATGGTGCACCAGCAGACTAGGAGATGATGGGCTGATTAAAGAGAACGAAGGTGTCTCTGAGGAAGAGCAGCGACGAATCGAGAATGTGTTTGATGAGTTGTGCCCTCCATCCAGTGTAGAGATTATTAATATCAAAGGGTATTTTGGCCAGCAACTCCCGAGTTGGATGATGTCTACATCAAACGTGCACCTCAACACCTTGACGACTCTATTTTTTTCTGACCTAGCATGTTGCACACAACTTCCTAATGGGTTGTGTCAGCTCCCCTACCTGCAATTACTTCAGGTTAATCGTGCTCCATGCATCAGGCGGATTGGGACTGGATTCTTGAAGGCTGCATCAGCTCCATTTCCGAATTTAAAAGAGATGAACTTGGCAGGAATGGTGGGATGGGAGGAATGGGAATGGGAGGAAAAAGTACAAGCCATGCCCCGTTTGGAGAAGCTTCGGCTTATAAATTGCAGACTGAGGGATGTTCCACCAGGCCTTGCCTCTAACACAAGGGCTTTGAAGCAATTAACTCTAGAACATGTCCAGCATCTCAGCTACATTGGGAGCTTTCCTTCAGTTGTTGAGCTTACAGTGGATGGAATCCCCGACCTAGAGAGGGTCACCAATCTCCCCAATCTGCAGAAGCTTACCATCACCAATTGCCCAAATTTGAAGGTGCTGGAGAGTATCCCTGCACTCGATAGGTTGGTACTGGAGGATTACGTCATGGAAGAACTCCCAAAATACATGCGAGATATAAAGCCAAGGCATCTACAGCTACTCTGCAGGAGATGGTTGCTATCTTCATTAGCCACGGGACAGTGTGGTCCTGAGTGGCATAAGTTCAGCCATGTGGAGCATGTCAAGGCATATGCACCTGATGGAGGCAACCAAAGAAAATGGTACATGTTGTACACAAGAGGAGAAAACTACAAGTTGGATTCAAATATTAGTGACTCTACCATATTTGAAG GCCCTGACTATGCAGCCAAATTGGTGCTGCCACATGAATGA
- the LOC123153993 gene encoding uncharacterized protein, producing MKKMGLVASRLCATTIHIITQLHLARSPDENLLKLLAIDGFMICVWLQTDSGGWALETMIDIEDGLWSLCPRIPARTRPNVLVEFQRSGKRNGDVVLLETLHMETADMAVLLESLHKLKHLRYLALVNADISILPGNIGKMKLLQFLVLVGCTELVNLPDSIVKLGQLRLLSLPEASMVPRGFSGLTNMRRLTMFRAHMDGDWCSLDELGPLSQLRFLELHQLENVSTASFAANARLGEKMHLIRLLLYCTSKMRYDGLVKKKEGVSDEEQQRIEKVFNKLCPPPGVEYLEINGYFGRQLPSWMMSTSMVPRNNLKTILFDDLACCTQLPNGLCQLPSLQFLQVSRAPCIKHVGTGFLQAAATSFPRLNEMILDGMVEWEEWEWEEQVQAMSRLEKLVLNRCRLRHVPPGLASNATSLKILALEHVKHLSYIERFPSVVELTVNGCPDLESITNLPNVQKLTIVNCPKLKVLERIASLERLLLRDYNMEKLPEYMRDIKARHLQLFCRLWLLSAVAAGQSGIEWDKFSHMEHVKAYSGDVDNQRKWYVLYTRGDNCKLDSNISSSTIFEETLSSCMVDQQGFESLYRMRRSTFSYVCSLVRIPFFEDMIAREPTFVDGRVLSLHDGVAIAPRVLNSGEPPKIVGSSLGVNESIVSLVTQRFVEAMWEPAFNHMRWADAKMEKVKRKFDKIHGLPNCCGVVHTTHITFGSQNHEPGDQQNDDRLMLVVDPDLKFTDTQLGSQNQLSVLHDSWFFESCQQGTLLNGSKLKFSDGLELSDGLEVGEYIIGDAGYPLRPWLLTPYELENGLSVSYAKVEFNRRHSASTAATLRALTRLKDTWKCLQGEGWHPNNQREMNRTIGACCILHNIVIDMEEGGGMLSNQEEKYMEQVRQLAEEDAVRVRDALSQYMINSGVHPMAAEEEREGVAAASGSGEENKEPQTSDQGKEKASGNGGRVMLSGWPGSTRMEKIKHKFEKIHGLPNCCGVAHTALITFGSQNRGHGENGSVLTKFVIDLDMRFVDIWLDCDLLKFFEEGALLNGIHRLNGSSLKLSDGLEVGEYIIGDAGYPLRPWLLTPYELENGLSVSDAKVEFNRRHSASTAATLRALTRLKDTWKCLQGEGWHPNNQREMNRTIGACCILHNIVIDMEEGGGMLSNQEEKYMEQVRQLAEEDAVRVRDALSQYMINSGVHPMAAEEEREGVAAASGSGEENKEPQTSDQGKEKASGNGGRVMLSGWPGSTRMEKIKHKFEKIHGLPNCCGVAHTALITFGSQNRGHGENGSVLTKFVIDLDMRFVDIWLDCDLLKFFEEGALLNGIHRLNGSSLKLSDGLEVGEYIIGDAGYPLRPWLLTPYELENGLSVSDAKVEFNRRHSASTAATLRALTRLKDTWKCLQGEGWHPNNQREMNRTIGACCILHNIVIDMEEGGGMLSNQEEKYMEQVRQLAEEDAVRVRDALSQYMINSGGAVIGQHSIKLSSAFHHCSWPGSTRMEKIKHKFEKIHGLPNCCGVAHTALITFGSQNRGHGENGSVLTKFVIDLDMRFVDIWLDCDLLKFFEEGALLNGIHRLNGSSLKLSDGLEVGEYIIGDAGYPLRPWLLTPYELENGLSVSDAKVEFNRRHSASTAATLRALTRLKDTWKCLQGEGWHPNNQREMNRTIGACCILHNIVIDMEEGGGMLSNQEEKYMEQVRQLAEEDAVRVRDALSQYMINSGVHTTAAEEEKEAAVVVACASGPGDENKEQTSDRGNEKTHDNGSKG from the exons ATGAAGAAAATGGGGCTCGTGGCCTCCAGACTTTGCGCCACTACGATCCACATT ATAACACAACTCCACTTGGCGAGGTCACCGGACGAGAACCTGCTGAAACTGCTGGCTATAGACGGGTTCATGATATGCGTGTGGCTACAAACAGATAGTGGTGGTTGGGCGCTAGAAACTATGATCGACATAGAGGATGGACTATGGTCATTGTGCCCACGCATCCCTGCTCGCACTCGCCCTAATGTACTAGTTGAGTTCCAGAGATCTGGGAAGAGGAACGGCGATGTGGTGCTGCTAGAG ACTCTGCATATGGAAACTGCAGATATGGCTGTATTGCTTGAATCATTGCATAAACTTAAGCACCTGAGGTATCTAGCACTAGTAAATGCTGATATATCTATTCTTCCAGGAAACATTGGCAAGATGAAACTGTTGCAATTCCTTGTCCTTGTTGGATGTACAGAATTGGTGAATCTTCCTGACAGCATTGTGAAGCTTGGCCAGCTGAGGCTTCTTTCACTTCCCGAAGCAAGTATGGTACCTAGAGGGTTTAGTGGTCTGACAAATATGAGGAGACTAACTATGTTTCGAGCCCACATGGATGGTGATTGGTGCAGTTTGGATGAGTTGGGGCCTCTTTCCCAACTCAGGTTTCTTGAATTACATCAATTGGAGAATGTATCTACTGCCTCATTTGCTGCTAATGCTAGGCTCGGCGAGAAGATGCATCTTATCAGGCTACTCCTGTACTGCACAAGTAAAATGAGATATGATGGGTTGGTCAAAAAGAAGGAAGGTGTCTCTGATGAAGAGCAGCAACGAATTGAGAAGGTTTTCAATAAGCTCTGTCCTCCACCTGGTGTAGAATATCTTGAAATCAATGGGTATTTTGGCCGGCAACTCCCGAGCTGgatgatgtccacatcaatggtgCCCCGCAACAACTTGAAGACTATATTGTTTGATGATCTGGCTTGTTGCACACAACTTCCCAATGGGTTGTGCCAGCTCCCCAGTCTGCAGTTTCTACAGGTCTCTCGTGCTCCATGCATCAAGCATGTTGGGACTGGATTCTTGCAGGCGGCAGCAACTTCATTTCCAAGGTTAAATGAAATGATCTTGGACGGAATGGTGGAATGGGAGGAGTGGGAGTGGGAGGAGCAAGTACAAGCCATGTCCCGTTTGGAGAAACTTGTGCTCAATAGATGCAGACTGAGGCATGTTCCTCCAGGCCTTGCCTCCAATGCAACCTCTTTGAAAATATTAGCTCTAGAACATGTCAAGCACCTCAGCTACATTGAGAGATTTCCTTCTGTTGTTGAGCTTACAGTGAATGGATGCCCTGACCTGGAGAGTATCACCAATCTCCCCAATGTGCAGAAGCTTACCATCGTCAACTGCCCAAAGTTGAAGGTGCTGGAGCGTATCGCTTCACTCGAGAGGCTGCTCCTGCGGGATTACAACATGGAAAAACTCCCAGAATACATGCGAGACATAAAGGCAAGGCATCTGCAGTTATTCTGCAGGCTATGGTTGCTCTCTGCAGTAGCCGCGGGACAATCCGGCATTGAGTGGGACAAGTTCAGCCACATGGAGCATGTCAAGGCATATTCAGGTGATGTAGACAACCAAAGAAAATGGTATGTTTTGTACACGAGAGGAGACAACTGCAAGTTGGATTCAAATATTAGCAGCTCTACCATATTTGAAG AAACCTTATCATCTTGTATGGTGGACCAacaaggatttgagtctctgtacAGAATGAGAAGAAGCACCTTCAGTTATGTCTGCAGCTTGGTGAGGATCCCATTTTTTGAAGATATGATAGCAAGGGAGCCCACCTTTGtcgatgggagagtgttgtctttACATGATGGAGTAGCCATTGCTCCGAGGGTACTGAACTCAGGCGAGCCACCAAAGATCGTAGGATCCTCTCTTGGTGTCAACGAGTCAATTGTCTCGCTGGTAACTCAAAGGTTTGTTGAGGCTATGTGGGAGCCAGCATTCAATCACATGCGTTGGGCAGATGCTAAAATGGAAAAGGTCAAGCGCAAGTTTGACAAGATTCACGGCCTGCCAAACTGCTGCGGCGTTGTACATACAACGCACATCACGTTTGGATCACAAAACCATGAACCTGGTGATCAGCAGAATGACGATAGGCTTATGCTAGTCGTTGATCCAGATCTGAAATTCACGGACACTCAGTTGGGATCACAAAACCAATTGAGCGTTTTGCATGATTCTTGGTTCTTTGAGTCCTGCCAGCAGGGTACGTTGCTGAATGGTAGTAAGCTCAAGTTTTCAGATGGCTTGGAA TTATCAGATGGCTTGGAGGTTGGAGAATACATCATTGGTGACGCAGGATACCCTCTTCGTCCCTGGCTCCTCACACCTTACGAGTTGGAGAATGGCCTCTCAGTCTCATACGCCAAAGTTGAGTTCAACAGAAGACACTCTGCTTCTACAGCTGCTACGCTGAGGGCACTAACAAGGTTGAAAGACACGTGGAAGTGCCTACAGGGAGAAGGGTGGCATCCAAATAATCAACGTGAGATGAACCGGACAATCGGCGCGTGCTGCATATTGCATAACATAGTGATAGACATGGAGGAAGGTGGAGGCATGCTGAGCAATCAGGAGGAGAAATACATGGAGCAAGTACGGCAGTTAGCAGAAGAGGACGCCGTCAGGGTGAGGGATGCACTGTCCCAGTACATGATCAATTCTGGAG TACATCCAATGGCAGCAGAGGAGGAACGAGAAGGGGTAGCAGCTGCATCCGGTTCGGGAGAGGAAAACAAGGAACCACAAACATCAGATCAAGGAAAGGAGAAG GCTTCTGGTAATGGAGGCAGAGTGATGCTGTCAGG CTGGCCTGGCTCCACTAGAATGGAGAAGATCAAGCACAAGTTTGAGAAGATCCACGGCCTGCCAAACTGCTGTGGTGTTGCACACACAGCTCTGATCACCTTTGGATCACAAAACCGTGGCCATGGGGAGAATGGTAGTGTGCTAACGAAATTTGTCATTGATCTGGATATGAGGTTCGTAGATATTTGGTTGGACTGTGATCTCTTGAAGTTCTTTGAGGAGGGTGCTTTGCTCAATGGTATTCATCGGTTGAATGGCAGTAGCCTGAAGTTATCAGATGGCTTGGAGGTTGGAGAATACATCATTGGTGACGCAGGATACCCTCTTCGTCCCTGGCTCCTCACACCTTACGAGTTGGAGAATGGCCTCTCAGTCTCAGACGCCAAAGTTGAGTTCAACAGAAGACACTCTGCTTCTACAGCTGCTACGCTGAGGGCACTAACAAGGTTGAAAGACACGTGGAAGTGCCTACAGGGAGAAGGGTGGCATCCAAATAATCAACGTGAGATGAACCGGACAATCGGCGCGTGCTGCATATTGCATAACATAGTGATAGACATGGAGGAAGGTGGAGGCATGCTGAGCAATCAGGAGGAGAAATACATGGAGCAAGTACGGCAGTTAGCAGAAGAGGACGCCGTCAGGGTGAGGGATGCACTGTCCCAGTACATGATCAATTCTGGAG TACATCCAATGGCAGCAGAGGAGGAACGAGAAGGGGTAGCAGCTGCATCCGGTTCGGGAGAGGAAAACAAGGAACCACAAACATCAGATCAAGGAAAGGAGAAG GCTTCTGGTAATGGAGGCAGAGTGATGCTGTCAGG CTGGCCTGGCTCCACTAGAATGGAGAAGATCAAGCACAAGTTTGAGAAGATCCACGGCCTGCCAAACTGCTGTGGTGTTGCACACACAGCTCTGATCACCTTTGGATCACAAAACCGTGGCCATGGGGAGAATGGTAGTGTGCTAACGAAATTTGTCATTGATCTGGATATGAGGTTCGTAGATATTTGGTTGGACTGTGATCTCTTGAAGTTCTTTGAGGAGGGTGCTTTGCTCAATGGTATTCATCGGTTGAATGGCAGTAGCCTGAAGTTATCAGATGGCTTGGAGGTTGGAGAATACATCATTGGTGACGCAGGATACCCTCTTCGTCCCTGGCTCCTCACACCTTACGAGTTGGAGAATGGCCTCTCAGTCTCAGACGCCAAAGTTGAGTTCAACAGAAGACACTCTGCTTCTACAGCTGCTACGCTGAGGGCACTAACAAGGTTGAAAGACACGTGGAAGTGCCTACAGGGAGAAGGGTGGCATCCAAATAATCAACGTGAGATGAACCGGACAATCGGCGCGTGCTGCATATTGCATAACATAGTGATAGACATGGAGGAAGGTGGAGGCATGCTGAGCAATCAGGAGGAGAAATACATGGAGCAAGTACGGCAGTTAGCAGAAGAGGACGCCGTCAGGGTGAGGGATGCACTGTCCCAGTACATGATCAATTCTGGAG GTGCCGTGATTGGGCAGCATTCAATTAAATTGTCAAGTGCGTTTCACCATTGCAGCTGGCCTGGCTCCACTAGAATGGAGAAGATCAAGCACAAGTTTGAGAAGATCCACGGCCTGCCAAACTGCTGTGGTGTTGCACACACAGCTCTGATCACCTTTGGATCACAAAACCGTGGCCATGGGGAGAATGGTAGTGTGCTAACGAAATTTGTCATTGATCTGGATATGAGGTTCGTAGATATTTGGTTGGACTGTGATCTCTTGAAGTTCTTTGAGGAGGGTGCTTTGCTCAATGGTATTCATCGGTTGAATGGCAGTAGCCTGAAGTTATCAGATGGCTTGGAGGTTGGAGAATACATCATTGGTGACGCAGGATACCCTCTTCGTCCCTGGCTCCTCACACCTTACGAGTTGGAGAATGGCCTCTCAGTCTCAGACGCCAAAGTTGAGTTCAACAGAAGACACTCTGCTTCTACAGCTGCTACGCTGAGGGCACTAACAAGGTTGAAAGACACGTGGAAGTGCCTACAGGGAGAAGGGTGGCATCCAAATAATCAACGTGAGATGAACCGGACAATCGGCGCGTGCTGCATATTGCATAACATAGTGATAGACATGGAGGAAGGTGGAGGCATGCTGAGCAATCAGGAGGAGAAATACATGGAGCAAGTACGGCAGTTAGCAGAAGAGGACGCCGTCAGGGTGAGGGATGCACTGTCCCAGTACATGATCAATTCTGGAG TCCACACAACGGCTGCGGAGGAGGAAAAAGAAGCCGCAGTAGTAGTTGCATGTGCATCAGGTCCAGGAGATGAAAACAAGGAACAAACATCAGACCGAGGAAATGAGAAGACACATGATAATGGATCCAAAGGCTGA